The Seleniivibrio woodruffii genome window below encodes:
- a CDS encoding ComF family protein, translated as MLREIFAPVCAGCGGACEGRLPVCSDCQKGLSGYGHFCENCGFPLKVHAKVCGQCLSGAGWDRIYIDYKYTGALRNLLVQIKFGYRIAGAGKLGELVRADFLQKYDIITDVPSHFTRRFRRLAHPAHSLAEFIAAKTSGRYEKVLVRNRKTEYQYKLRRRMRALNVKGAFLCDRDLSGLKILLVDDIITTGATVKECCRVLKKANAERVDVYVLSGGHV; from the coding sequence ATGCTGAGGGAGATATTTGCTCCTGTCTGCGCAGGATGCGGCGGGGCATGCGAAGGCAGACTGCCCGTTTGCAGTGATTGTCAGAAAGGGCTTTCAGGCTACGGTCATTTCTGCGAAAACTGCGGCTTCCCGCTCAAGGTGCATGCAAAGGTCTGCGGACAGTGCCTTTCCGGAGCTGGGTGGGACAGGATATACATCGACTATAAATACACTGGCGCACTGAGAAATCTGCTGGTGCAGATCAAGTTCGGATACCGCATTGCAGGTGCGGGAAAGCTCGGCGAGCTGGTGCGTGCTGATTTTCTGCAGAAATATGATATCATCACCGACGTACCGTCCCATTTCACCAGAAGATTCAGAAGACTGGCGCATCCTGCACACAGTCTTGCGGAATTTATCGCCGCAAAGACATCCGGCAGGTATGAGAAGGTTCTGGTCAGAAACAGAAAAACCGAGTATCAATATAAACTTAGGCGAAGAATGAGAGCTCTCAACGTTAAAGGAGCTTTTTTGTGTGACAGAGATTTAAGTGGTTTGAAAATTCTGCTGGTTGATGATATCATAACCACAGGCGCAACTGTTAAAGAGTGCTGCAGGGTACTGAAAAAGGCGAATGCGGAAAGGGTCGACGTTTATGTTCTGTCGGGCGGACATGTATGA
- a CDS encoding PAS domain-containing protein codes for MNTLISRISVLFRECSFPVYVYLPDSGDFYQVVAGQHEKVPVPVTMRGYLDTEDMYFQSFKKGDNLMSFYFLRSVQEGQRVVVMINSDKNRYNLNAVARSFNSVVVEAQESVRVLRHSRMKMMKLLDGLKMPLFSVSGEYQIINVNKALADFLGIANIPEIIGKKCYEVIHGRTEPCAFCRMAELMTGESVGTQNIRIEKNGGTRHFEHHMFPVYDQTGELNEFGEFMFDITENFQLVQSIEKYKERVKSFQKAEVDKMNEIGDLKKAYKDLEKNYDEVFLKNRKMSKALEKLFSDDNINELLKLRQENKDIKNKLVRSATALKNFQSTLELQQEKYNDLSKRTVYQLERLINTVNKKSVVTDKELGTLLKMVTDEIKSIRRHLKLEAPPEQD; via the coding sequence ATGAATACGCTGATTTCCAGAATTTCTGTATTGTTCAGAGAGTGCTCGTTTCCTGTTTATGTTTACCTGCCTGATTCAGGTGATTTCTATCAGGTAGTGGCAGGACAGCATGAAAAAGTGCCCGTTCCCGTCACAATGCGGGGCTATCTGGACACGGAAGATATGTATTTTCAGTCTTTCAAAAAGGGCGACAACCTGATGTCTTTCTACTTCCTGCGCTCAGTGCAGGAGGGTCAGCGTGTCGTTGTCATGATAAACTCCGACAAAAACAGATATAACCTGAACGCTGTCGCCCGTTCGTTTAACAGTGTTGTGGTTGAGGCTCAGGAATCTGTAAGGGTTCTGCGCCACAGCCGTATGAAGATGATGAAACTGCTGGACGGCCTTAAAATGCCCCTGTTCAGCGTTTCCGGCGAATATCAGATAATAAACGTGAACAAGGCTCTGGCCGATTTCCTCGGCATTGCGAATATTCCTGAGATAATAGGCAAAAAATGTTATGAAGTGATCCACGGCCGCACCGAACCCTGTGCTTTCTGCCGCATGGCGGAGCTTATGACGGGCGAATCTGTGGGTACGCAGAATATCAGAATAGAGAAGAACGGCGGAACACGCCATTTTGAGCATCATATGTTTCCGGTCTATGACCAGACCGGTGAACTGAATGAGTTCGGCGAGTTTATGTTCGACATAACGGAGAACTTCCAACTCGTTCAGTCCATCGAAAAGTATAAGGAGCGGGTGAAGAGCTTTCAGAAGGCCGAAGTCGACAAGATGAACGAGATCGGCGACCTGAAAAAGGCTTACAAAGACCTTGAAAAGAACTATGACGAGGTCTTTCTGAAAAACCGCAAGATGAGCAAGGCTCTTGAAAAGCTGTTCAGCGACGACAACATCAACGAACTGCTTAAGCTGAGGCAGGAGAACAAGGATATCAAAAACAAACTTGTACGCTCCGCAACGGCACTCAAGAACTTTCAGAGCACACTGGAGCTTCAGCAGGAGAAATACAACGACCTGAGCAAAAGGACGGTGTACCAGCTGGAAAGGCTCATCAACACTGTTAACAAGAAATCGGTGGTCACTGATAAGGAACTGGGAACATTGCTGAAGATGGTGACGGACGAGATCAAGTCCATCAGACGCCATCTTAAGCTTGAGGCTCCTCCGGAGCAGGACTGA
- the gap gene encoding type I glyceraldehyde-3-phosphate dehydrogenase, translating into MGVKLGINGFGRIGRCTLRAILQRGLDIEIVAINDLTDTKTLAHLLKYDSVHGVAKFDVEAAADGIIINGKKVKICAEKDPAQLPWKELGVEVVLESTGRFTKRELAQKHIDAGAKKVIISAPGEEVDLTLVLGVNDSQYDKTKHHVISNASCTTNCLAPVAKVLNDTFGLKKGIMTTVHAYTNDQNVLDLPHKDLRRARACAVSMIPTSTGAAKAVGLVLPELKGRLTGFSVRVPTPNVSLVDLTAELERNATKEEINAAMKAAAEGPMKGILRYTDEPLVSIDLNGEPASSTLDSQLTMVLEGNMAKIISWYDNEWGYSNRCAELITKVL; encoded by the coding sequence ATGGGTGTTAAACTTGGAATCAACGGTTTTGGCCGCATTGGCCGCTGTACTCTCAGAGCCATCCTTCAGCGTGGACTGGACATTGAAATAGTGGCTATCAACGACCTGACAGATACCAAAACTCTTGCGCATCTGCTCAAGTATGACTCTGTTCACGGTGTTGCTAAGTTTGATGTTGAGGCGGCTGCCGACGGAATCATAATCAACGGCAAAAAAGTGAAGATTTGCGCCGAAAAAGACCCCGCCCAGCTTCCCTGGAAAGAGCTTGGTGTTGAAGTTGTTCTGGAATCCACAGGCAGATTCACCAAGAGAGAGCTTGCCCAGAAACACATCGATGCCGGAGCTAAAAAGGTTATCATCTCCGCTCCCGGTGAAGAGGTTGACCTTACCCTCGTTCTCGGCGTTAACGACAGCCAGTACGACAAAACGAAGCACCATGTTATTTCAAATGCTTCATGCACCACAAACTGCCTTGCCCCCGTGGCAAAGGTTCTCAACGACACTTTCGGACTGAAAAAAGGCATCATGACCACAGTCCATGCATATACAAACGACCAGAACGTTCTGGATCTGCCCCATAAAGACCTGCGCCGTGCAAGAGCATGTGCAGTCAGCATGATCCCCACTTCAACAGGCGCAGCAAAAGCTGTGGGTCTGGTTCTGCCCGAGCTTAAAGGCAGGCTGACAGGCTTCTCCGTCCGTGTTCCCACACCCAACGTTTCTCTGGTCGACCTTACGGCCGAACTGGAAAGAAACGCAACCAAAGAGGAGATCAACGCCGCTATGAAGGCAGCAGCAGAAGGCCCCATGAAGGGGATTCTCCGCTACACCGATGAACCCCTTGTGTCCATCGACCTGAACGGCGAACCCGCATCCTCAACCCTCGATTCTCAGCTCACCATGGTGCTTGAGGGCAACATGGCGAAGATAATCAGCTGGTACGACAACGAATGGGGCTACTCAAACCGTTGCGCCGAGCTTATCACTAAAGTGCTGTAA
- a CDS encoding phosphoglycerate kinase, with the protein MAKSIKDLNLKGKRVFIRVDFNVPVKGGVVKDDTRIVEAMKTINYAKGQGAKVILASHLGRPKGEKNPDYSLAPVAQYVSEKFFPVLFVSDCIGETVADAVAEMKDGEVALLENLRFYKGEEKNDPEFVKALAANADVYINDAFGTCHRKHASTYGMAELIADKAAGFLVEKEIQYFSQLVKNPARPFGAIVGGAKVSDKIGVIKSLLELADNIFVGGAMAYTFLKYQGFTVGTSLVEDDQLNVVEEILAVAKKKQVKIFLPLDHVVAAEFNGAPVACDGQNIADGFMGLDIGPKTAELYIHELNRCKTILWNGPMGVFENPSFAEGTFSIARALGAAEGIVVVGGGDSVAAVNQAGVANMIDHISTGGGASLEFIEFGSLPGIDILG; encoded by the coding sequence ATGGCGAAGAGCATTAAAGACTTAAACCTGAAAGGAAAAAGAGTTTTCATCCGTGTGGATTTCAACGTGCCCGTAAAGGGCGGCGTTGTTAAGGACGACACCCGAATCGTGGAGGCGATGAAAACTATAAACTATGCCAAAGGACAGGGAGCAAAGGTTATCCTTGCGTCCCATCTTGGCAGACCCAAAGGCGAGAAGAATCCCGATTACTCTCTCGCTCCCGTTGCGCAGTATGTTTCCGAAAAATTCTTTCCTGTGCTGTTCGTTTCCGACTGCATAGGCGAAACCGTTGCAGATGCAGTGGCTGAAATGAAAGACGGCGAAGTGGCTCTCCTTGAAAACCTGAGATTCTACAAGGGCGAGGAGAAGAACGACCCCGAATTTGTGAAAGCGCTGGCGGCAAATGCGGATGTATACATAAACGATGCATTCGGCACATGCCACCGCAAACACGCATCCACATACGGAATGGCGGAGCTTATCGCTGACAAGGCGGCGGGCTTCCTCGTTGAAAAAGAGATTCAGTATTTCAGCCAGCTTGTTAAGAACCCCGCAAGACCCTTCGGCGCAATCGTCGGCGGTGCGAAGGTTTCAGACAAGATAGGCGTTATAAAGTCCCTTCTGGAGCTTGCCGACAATATTTTTGTGGGCGGCGCAATGGCCTATACATTCCTGAAATATCAGGGATTCACAGTGGGCACTTCTCTGGTGGAGGACGATCAGCTGAACGTGGTTGAGGAGATCCTTGCCGTAGCGAAAAAGAAGCAGGTGAAGATATTCCTCCCTCTGGATCATGTTGTTGCGGCTGAGTTCAACGGTGCTCCGGTTGCTTGCGACGGACAGAACATTGCCGACGGCTTCATGGGGCTGGATATAGGTCCTAAAACAGCGGAGCTGTACATCCATGAGCTTAACAGATGTAAAACCATCCTCTGGAACGGCCCCATGGGCGTTTTCGAGAACCCGTCCTTCGCTGAAGGAACCTTCTCGATAGCCCGTGCGCTTGGTGCGGCTGAGGGAATTGTCGTTGTGGGCGGAGGAGACTCTGTTGCGGCGGTGAATCAGGCCGGAGTGGCGAATATGATAGATCATATCTCCACCGGAGGCGGTGCTTCGCTGGAGTTTATAGAGTTCGGATCACTGCCGGGAATAGATATTCTCGGATAA
- a CDS encoding (deoxy)nucleoside triphosphate pyrophosphohydrolase produces MKEINVVAAVLHRDGKYFIARRPLDKQLGGLWEFPGGKVEDGESHEDALVREMLEEFDAEIKVCSFVVSTEHITDDKKLTLHFYKAEMISTRFEMREHIDMFWGTLDELKTKELAPGDMEILSYL; encoded by the coding sequence ATGAAAGAGATCAACGTTGTTGCCGCAGTTCTCCACAGAGATGGAAAATATTTTATAGCCCGCAGACCTCTGGATAAACAGCTTGGCGGTCTCTGGGAGTTCCCCGGAGGTAAGGTCGAAGATGGCGAATCTCACGAGGACGCTTTAGTGAGAGAGATGCTCGAAGAGTTCGATGCCGAGATAAAAGTGTGCAGCTTTGTTGTTTCAACAGAACATATTACAGACGACAAAAAATTGACTTTGCATTTTTATAAAGCGGAGATGATTTCGACAAGATTCGAAATGAGGGAGCACATTGACATGTTCTGGGGAACCCTGGACGAGCTCAAAACTAAAGAACTCGCCCCTGGTGATATGGAAATACTGAGTTATCTGTAA
- a CDS encoding DUF815 domain-containing protein: MGNKTNAYRWSEGELVQIDHVEKVFRGELVAIDRQVELAVRNIEAFISGIPALNMLLWGEKGLGKSTMIKMLLTEYGEKGLTAVEFRHTDINDLYGLYAEIRKMPDRYVLIYMDDISFDAGDSVYRLFKSILEGGLEEKPKNCIFVATSNKRHMITESAQTFGDVYDRDEINEKASLFARFGLAIGFYPLNPKDYKQIVKAYLEKFNIGAYDKWEIEAEAYAMDRGGRSGRIAKQFAIYKNIYR, from the coding sequence TTGGGAAATAAAACAAATGCTTACAGATGGTCTGAAGGCGAATTAGTCCAGATTGACCACGTTGAAAAGGTTTTCAGAGGCGAACTTGTAGCCATCGACAGACAGGTCGAGCTGGCAGTCAGAAATATAGAAGCGTTCATAAGCGGTATCCCCGCTCTCAATATGCTCCTCTGGGGCGAAAAGGGACTGGGCAAGTCCACCATGATAAAAATGCTCCTCACCGAATACGGCGAGAAGGGACTGACTGCGGTGGAGTTCCGCCACACCGACATAAATGACCTCTACGGTCTCTATGCCGAAATCCGTAAGATGCCAGACAGATACGTCCTTATCTATATGGACGATATCTCGTTTGATGCAGGTGATTCCGTCTACAGACTCTTCAAATCCATCCTCGAAGGGGGACTGGAGGAGAAGCCGAAAAACTGCATTTTTGTGGCCACTTCCAACAAAAGACACATGATAACCGAGTCCGCACAGACCTTCGGCGATGTTTACGACAGGGACGAGATAAACGAGAAGGCATCTCTCTTCGCAAGGTTCGGACTGGCCATCGGTTTCTACCCGCTGAACCCTAAAGACTACAAGCAAATTGTTAAAGCTTATCTTGAGAAATTTAACATAGGTGCTTATGACAAATGGGAAATCGAAGCAGAAGCCTATGCCATGGACAGAGGCGGAAGAAGCGGCAGAATCGCAAAACAATTCGCCATTTATAAGAATATTTACAGATAA
- the hemB gene encoding porphobilinogen synthase: protein MFPIDRPRRLRTSETMRRLVRETILSANDFIYPLFVCEGENIKNPVSSMPGVFQMSIDNIVKECEEVKALGIPGVILFGIPAYKDEMGSEAYNEHGIIQKAVKAIKENVKDLLVITDVCMCEYTDHGHCGVIKNGEVDNDETLRYLALETLTHVKAGADIVAPSDMMDGRVEVMREILDEHGYHNVPIMSYSVKYCSAFYGPFREAAESTPKFGDRKTYQMDPANRTEGLKEAALDIQEGADIIMVKPALPYLDIISDLKQNFDRPVAAYHVSGEYAMVMAADKLGWMDGHRAMMEALTSIKRAGADIIITYYAKEAAKALGK, encoded by the coding sequence ATGTTCCCCATCGACAGACCCAGAAGACTCAGAACCAGCGAAACAATGAGAAGACTGGTTCGTGAAACAATACTTTCAGCCAACGATTTCATCTATCCGCTGTTCGTGTGTGAAGGCGAGAACATCAAAAATCCCGTCTCCTCCATGCCCGGCGTATTCCAGATGTCCATAGACAACATCGTTAAAGAGTGCGAAGAGGTAAAAGCTCTGGGAATCCCCGGCGTAATCCTTTTCGGTATACCCGCATATAAGGACGAAATGGGCTCAGAGGCATACAACGAGCACGGAATAATCCAGAAAGCGGTAAAGGCCATCAAAGAGAACGTTAAAGACCTGCTGGTGATAACCGACGTCTGCATGTGCGAATATACAGACCACGGTCACTGCGGGGTCATAAAAAACGGCGAAGTGGACAACGACGAAACACTCCGCTACCTCGCCCTTGAAACACTTACACACGTCAAAGCCGGCGCAGATATAGTCGCTCCCAGCGACATGATGGACGGCCGTGTGGAAGTTATGCGTGAGATACTGGACGAACACGGCTACCATAACGTGCCGATCATGAGCTATTCCGTTAAATACTGCTCCGCTTTCTACGGTCCTTTCCGTGAAGCTGCAGAATCCACGCCCAAGTTCGGCGACAGAAAGACATATCAGATGGATCCCGCAAACCGTACCGAAGGCCTTAAGGAAGCGGCTCTGGATATTCAGGAGGGTGCTGACATCATTATGGTTAAGCCCGCTCTCCCCTATCTGGACATAATCAGCGACCTTAAGCAGAACTTCGACAGACCCGTTGCGGCCTACCATGTCAGCGGCGAGTACGCAATGGTCATGGCTGCGGACAAACTGGGCTGGATGGACGGACACAGAGCCATGATGGAAGCACTCACATCCATCAAGCGTGCCGGAGCCGATATAATCATAACCTATTACGCTAAGGAAGCGGCGAAAGCTCTTGGGAAATAA